From one Solanum lycopersicum chromosome 12, SLM_r2.1 genomic stretch:
- the LOC138340203 gene encoding secreted RxLR effector protein 161-like: MYGVSLISRYRERSTEIHLLAAKRILRYLQRTKDFGFFYKKGEKSDLIGFVDSDYAGDQDDRKSTSGYVFVLGTGAVSWSSRKQKIVTLSTTEAEFVVATACLVKLFGRGKFLKNYNSNKKEQL, translated from the coding sequence ATGTATGGTGTAAGTCTTATAAGCAGGTACAGGGAGAGATCGACAGAAATTCACCTGCTAGCTGCCAAGAGAATCCTTCGCTACTTACAAAGAACTAAGGATTTCGGTTTTTTCTACAAGAAGGGTGAAAAATCTGATTTGATTGGTTTTGTTGATAGCGATTATGCAGGTGATCAAGACGACAGAAAGAGCACTTCAGGCTATGTTTTTGTGCTAGGCACAGGGGCTGTTTCATGGTCTTCCAGGAAGCAAAAAATTGTCACTTTATCGACTACTGAAGCagaatttgttgttgctacagccTGTCTTGTCAAGCTATTTGGTCGAggaaaattcttgaagaattacAATTCAAACAAAAAGGAGCAACTATAA